In Neorhizobium sp. NCHU2750, a single genomic region encodes these proteins:
- a CDS encoding transposase, whose amino-acid sequence MSEITIGADISKDHIDLHRLPDGDRMRVTNDRKGFAAILGWIGDTPVARVVYEPTGAYHKPFERFMLTRGLPLSKVNPRQARRFAEATGKLAKTDRADAAMLAQFGMVLNPRLLSPYAVSFAELKELHAARLALVKDRTAAKNRAKNITQPLLKRQNLARLKQIEAQLVQVEQVMTDHIATDESLKVRFDILVSIPGLSRITAFTLLIEMPELGEIDEKAAGKLSGLAPNDRQSGGWTGRAFIAGGRAIVRQALYMPALVAIRFNPDLKAKYDALRTAGKPPKVAITAIMRKLVVLANALLRKQQIWTPKPA is encoded by the coding sequence AACGACCGCAAGGGATTTGCCGCGATCCTTGGCTGGATCGGCGACACGCCTGTCGCGCGTGTGGTCTATGAGCCGACCGGTGCCTACCACAAGCCTTTCGAACGCTTCATGCTCACCCGTGGCCTGCCACTTTCCAAGGTCAATCCGCGTCAGGCGCGACGGTTTGCCGAGGCAACTGGGAAGCTGGCCAAGACGGATCGCGCGGATGCCGCGATGCTGGCCCAATTCGGCATGGTACTGAACCCGCGTCTCTTATCCCCGTATGCCGTTTCTTTCGCTGAACTCAAGGAATTGCATGCTGCACGTCTGGCGTTGGTGAAGGACAGAACGGCTGCGAAGAACCGGGCCAAGAATATCACTCAGCCGCTCCTCAAAAGGCAGAACCTCGCCCGGCTGAAGCAGATCGAAGCGCAACTCGTCCAGGTCGAGCAGGTCATGACCGACCACATCGCAACGGACGAAAGCCTCAAGGTGCGCTTCGATATCCTTGTTTCCATACCTGGCCTGTCGAGGATCACAGCCTTTACACTTCTCATCGAAATGCCCGAGCTGGGCGAAATCGATGAAAAGGCAGCCGGCAAGCTATCGGGTCTTGCCCCAAACGACAGGCAGTCCGGAGGGTGGACCGGACGCGCCTTCATCGCTGGTGGAAGAGCCATCGTCAGGCAAGCCCTTTACATGCCGGCTCTTGTCGCTATCCGTTTCAACCCGGATCTTAAGGCCAAATACGACGCACTCAGGACAGCAGGAAAGCCGCCCAAAGTCGCAATCACCGCTATCATGCGAAAGCTGGTCGTCCTTGCAAACGCACTCCTGCGCAAACAGCAAATATGGACACCAAAACCGGCTTGA